From Micromonospora rhizosphaerae, the proteins below share one genomic window:
- a CDS encoding sugar ABC transporter permease yields MLAVVFSLFPILFVLSAALNPLGTLSSTDLVPTGGVSFENFTNLFDKFAFGHWFLNSLLIAGAAAFVSIFLSALAAYAFSRMRFAGRRFGLLTLLLIQMFPQFLAIVAIFLIFTTVTDLWPAIGFNTPWGLFLLYMGGALGVNTWLMKGFFDTLPRELDESATMDGATHAQIFFRIMLPLVAPILAVTALLSFISTINEFMIANVFLTDTESKTLAVGMFGMVAGERNNNFGMFAAGTLLTAIPTVLVFQLLQRYIVSGLTAGAVKG; encoded by the coding sequence ATGCTGGCGGTGGTGTTCAGCCTGTTCCCGATCCTGTTCGTGCTCTCGGCGGCGCTCAACCCGCTCGGCACCCTCTCCTCGACGGACCTGGTGCCGACCGGCGGGGTGTCGTTCGAGAACTTCACCAACCTGTTCGACAAGTTCGCCTTCGGCCACTGGTTCCTCAACTCTTTGCTGATCGCCGGGGCCGCCGCCTTCGTATCGATCTTCCTGTCGGCGCTGGCGGCGTACGCGTTCTCCCGGATGCGGTTCGCCGGACGGCGGTTCGGGCTGCTCACTCTGCTGCTGATCCAGATGTTCCCGCAGTTCCTGGCGATCGTGGCGATCTTCCTGATCTTCACCACGGTCACCGACCTGTGGCCGGCGATCGGCTTCAACACCCCGTGGGGCCTGTTCCTGCTCTACATGGGTGGCGCGCTCGGCGTGAACACCTGGCTGATGAAGGGCTTCTTCGACACCCTGCCCCGCGAGTTGGACGAGTCGGCGACCATGGACGGCGCCACGCACGCCCAGATCTTCTTCCGGATCATGCTGCCGCTGGTGGCGCCGATCCTGGCGGTGACCGCGCTGCTCTCCTTCATCAGCACGATCAACGAGTTCATGATCGCCAACGTGTTCCTCACCGACACCGAGTCGAAGACGCTCGCGGTCGGCATGTTCGGCATGGTGGCCGGCGAGCGGAACAACAACTTCGGGATGTTCGCGGCGGGCACCCTGCTCACCGCGATCCCCACGGTGCTGGTGTTCCAGCTTCTCCAGCGCTACATCGTCTCCGGCCTCACGGCTGGGGCGGTCAAGGGATGA
- a CDS encoding glycoside hydrolase family 13 protein, translating into MSLQPHHDGSATYVPEQEPALGQTVPVFVRVPAGADVRQVHVRTTGDGEPRFAEATVDRREGGDVWWRADVEVRNPVSNYRFMLSGARGYRWLNAAGLVDHDVPDNGDFKLVSYAPPPAWARDALIYQIFPDRFARSAAADGRTGPDWAIPCDWDTPVIGRGPETPYQFYGGDLDGITERLDHLDRLGVNTLYLTPIFPARSNHRYDASSFDRVDPLLGGDAALVRLADAVRARGWRLLGDITSNHTGDAHEWFTTAAADVHAAERELYYFDEVTGCDNSSSADGHNSASAPLGGAPDRMKAGLTPRWDLEPSYESWNGVKSLPKLNWGSTELRRRFATAEDSLLRRWLRPPYGLAGWRVDVANMTGRRGADGYTHEVAKLLREVVADTRPDGLLLAEHGHDHTGDLDRDGWHGTMNYVGFTDPVWSWLRHGDDPVPNFLGTPGGVPRRAAGAVLATMNTYRSLISWRSYVHSWQLLGSHDSARIRTVVGDAARQEVAAGLLATMPGTPVIFAGDELGLTGTNGEGSRTPMPWHRPESWDQGTFAAYRGLLALRRGEPALRHGGLRWVHADADTLVFLREAPTGTVLVLARRAAAAPVRLAGLPAGDNVYGGAPALRPDADGVVTLPADGPTFQVWRLG; encoded by the coding sequence ATGTCGTTGCAGCCGCACCATGACGGATCCGCCACCTACGTCCCGGAGCAGGAGCCCGCGCTCGGACAGACCGTCCCGGTCTTCGTCCGGGTACCGGCCGGCGCCGACGTGCGCCAGGTGCACGTGCGGACCACCGGTGACGGCGAGCCGCGCTTCGCCGAGGCCACCGTCGACCGCCGCGAGGGCGGCGACGTGTGGTGGCGGGCCGACGTCGAGGTCCGCAACCCGGTCAGCAACTACCGGTTCATGCTCTCCGGGGCGCGGGGCTACCGCTGGCTGAACGCCGCCGGCCTGGTCGACCACGACGTGCCGGACAACGGCGACTTCAAGCTGGTCAGCTACGCCCCGCCGCCCGCCTGGGCCCGGGACGCGTTGATCTACCAGATCTTCCCGGACCGGTTCGCCCGCTCGGCCGCCGCCGACGGCCGGACCGGGCCGGACTGGGCCATCCCGTGCGACTGGGACACCCCGGTGATCGGGCGCGGCCCGGAGACGCCGTACCAGTTCTACGGCGGCGACCTGGACGGCATCACCGAGCGGCTGGACCACCTGGATCGGCTCGGCGTGAACACCCTCTACCTCACCCCGATCTTCCCGGCCCGCTCCAACCACCGGTACGACGCGTCGAGCTTCGACCGGGTCGACCCGCTGCTCGGCGGGGACGCCGCGCTGGTGCGGCTCGCCGACGCGGTCCGCGCCCGGGGCTGGCGCCTGCTCGGCGACATCACCAGCAACCACACCGGCGACGCGCACGAGTGGTTCACCACCGCCGCCGCGGACGTGCACGCCGCCGAGCGGGAGCTGTACTACTTCGACGAGGTGACCGGCTGCGACAACTCCAGCTCGGCTGACGGCCACAATTCGGCCTCCGCGCCGCTTGGCGGCGCTCCGGACCGAATGAAGGCCGGTCTGACGCCGCGCTGGGACCTGGAGCCGTCGTACGAGTCCTGGAACGGGGTCAAGTCGCTGCCGAAGCTGAACTGGGGCAGCACCGAGCTGCGTCGCCGCTTCGCCACCGCCGAGGACTCGCTGCTGCGCCGCTGGCTGCGCCCGCCGTACGGGCTGGCCGGCTGGCGGGTCGACGTGGCCAACATGACCGGCCGGCGCGGCGCGGACGGGTACACCCACGAGGTGGCGAAGCTGCTGCGCGAGGTGGTCGCCGACACCCGCCCCGACGGCCTGCTGCTGGCGGAGCACGGCCACGACCACACCGGCGATCTGGACCGCGACGGCTGGCACGGCACGATGAACTACGTCGGCTTCACCGACCCGGTCTGGTCCTGGCTGCGGCACGGCGACGATCCGGTGCCGAACTTCCTGGGCACCCCCGGCGGGGTGCCCCGGCGGGCCGCGGGCGCGGTGCTGGCCACCATGAACACCTACCGGTCGCTGATCTCCTGGCGGTCGTACGTGCACTCGTGGCAGCTGCTCGGGTCGCACGACTCGGCCCGGATCCGGACGGTGGTCGGCGACGCCGCGCGGCAGGAGGTCGCCGCCGGCCTGCTCGCCACCATGCCGGGTACCCCGGTGATCTTCGCCGGTGACGAGCTCGGGCTGACCGGCACGAACGGGGAGGGGTCGCGTACGCCGATGCCGTGGCACCGGCCGGAGAGCTGGGACCAGGGGACCTTCGCCGCGTACCGGGGGCTGCTCGCGCTGCGCCGCGGCGAGCCCGCGCTCCGGCACGGCGGCCTGCGCTGGGTGCACGCGGACGCCGACACCCTGGTCTTCCTCCGCGAGGCGCCGACCGGGACGGTGCTGGTCCTGGCCCGGCGCGCGGCCGCCGCCCCGGTCCGGCTGGCCGGCCTGCCGGCCGGTGACAACGTGTACGGCGGTGCGCCGGCGCTCCGCCCCGACGCCGACGGCGTGGTCACCCTGCCCGCCGACGGCCCCACGTTCCAGGTCTGGCGCCTCGGCTGA